One window of the Chloroflexota bacterium genome contains the following:
- a CDS encoding GYD domain-containing protein, with product MPVYMMLTTLTDAGRKALQDDPEILRGFNKEVEFMGVKILDQYALLGQYDFVNIVEAPSNEVVAKLATRLSAQGHFSTLTLAAITLDALIDTLKEKDRPWQ from the coding sequence ATGCCTGTATATATGATGTTGACTACCCTTACCGATGCGGGACGCAAGGCGCTTCAGGATGACCCCGAAATATTGCGGGGATTCAATAAAGAAGTGGAGTTTATGGGGGTCAAGATACTGGACCAGTACGCGCTTCTCGGCCAGTACGACTTCGTTAACATTGTGGAAGCGCCGAGCAATGAAGTCGTGGCCAAACTGGCCACCAGATTAAGCGCCCAGGGCCACTTTTCCACGCTTACCCTGGCCGCAATCACCCTTGACGCGCTTATTGATACTCTTAAGGAAAAAGACAGGCCCTGGCAGTAG